A single Candidatus Methylomirabilota bacterium DNA region contains:
- the cas2 gene encoding CRISPR-associated endonuclease Cas2 — MFVLVSYDVNTQDAEGRKRLRNIAKTCQNWGQRVQFSVFECIVDPAQWTKLREKLIAIMNPENDSLRFYFLGSNWKGRVEHVGAKPTLDQEGPLVF, encoded by the coding sequence ATGTTTGTACTGGTGAGTTACGATGTGAACACCCAGGACGCGGAAGGTCGGAAGCGTCTGCGGAACATCGCGAAGACGTGTCAGAACTGGGGGCAACGGGTCCAGTTTTCGGTCTTTGAGTGCATCGTCGATCCGGCTCAATGGACGAAACTACGCGAAAAACTCATCGCAATAATGAATCCGGAGAATGACAGCCTGCGGTTCTATTTCCTCGGCTCGAACTGGAAGGGGCGCGTGGAGCACGTGGGCGCCAAGCCGACGCTCGACCAGGAGGGTCCCCTTGTCTTCTAA